In a genomic window of Wyeomyia smithii strain HCP4-BCI-WySm-NY-G18 chromosome 1, ASM2978416v1, whole genome shotgun sequence:
- the LOC129717717 gene encoding valacyclovir hydrolase: protein MRLLFLRRGIEQLSGIVGSHQKILPSSIRLLHTKTNLQAMEKQLQIGAYQINFVQAGSGDKGVILLPGALGTAWTDFKPQIEQLPALLPNCTVIAWDPPGYGKSRPPEKQFGLDFYEKDAETAVQLMEKVGFQKFSVIGWSDGGITGLIMAGRKAKQVEKLVVWGANAYITRKEADIYKNIRDVSKWSPRMREPMEAVYGKEDFPRIWSAWVDGMIGIYEQRNGDICNDLLEHISAPTFVLHGALDPMIVPQHVPHLLNTITTTELHVFPDGKHNIHLKYAEEFNKLVSDFIKL, encoded by the exons ATGCGACTTTTATTTCTCCGTCGCGGCATAGAACAGCTTTCCGGAATTGTTGGTTCTCACCAAAAGATATTACCGTCATCGATTCGTTTACTTCATACAAAAACAAATTTGCAAGCTATGGAAAAACAATTACAAATTGGAGCCTATCAGATAAACTTTGTTCAAGCTGGCAGTGGTGATAAAGGTGTTATTCTATTGCCCGGAGCATTGGGCACCGCCTGGACGGATTTCAAACCACAAATCGAACAATTACCGGCGTTACTCCCGAATTGTACGGTGATCGCGTGGGATCCACCTGGATATGGTAAGTCTCGTCCTCCAGAGAAGCAATTCGGACTGGATTTTTATGAAAAAGATGCGGAAACTGCCGTGCAGTTAATGGAAAAAGttggttttcaaaaattttctgtcATCGGATGGAGCGATGGAGGAATAACCGGTTTGATTATGGCCGGGCGAAAAGCAAAGCAGGTGGAAAAGCTAGTGGTGTGGGGGGCTAACGCGTACATCACACGGAAAGAAGCTGATATATACAAAA ACATTCGCGACGTAAGCAAATGGTCTCCTCGGATGCGAGAACCCATGGAAGCAGTATACGGGAAAGAGGATTTTCCACGAATCTGGTCCGCGTGGGTAGACGGAATGATTGGAATCTATGAGCAACGTAATGGAGACATCTGTAATGACTTGCTTGAGCATATAAGCGCTCCTACTTTTGTCTTACATGGAGCGTTGGATCCCATGATTGTTCCCCAGCACGTACCCCATCTTTTGAACACAATCACTACTACAGA ATTACACGTTTTCCCGGATGGTAAACACAACATCCATTTGAAATACGCGGAGGAATTTAATAAGCTTGTTAGCGATTTTATTAAGCTTTAA
- the LOC129717716 gene encoding uncharacterized protein LOC129717716 isoform X1, translated as MEITCVKIYFIIFLRYTSINGLHRFDPAFTAIMMDKGKLHLKELEQKTQLPKYGDCWLHSLAHLRSGCAMLTDLIQMDLALHFTDCFLEMSGQDRLDCLSERTEPLKRLCMSEMSDRAFAVYTEFFTQTQNMCFFLQGQHWQREADKTIHRLSVKSQEVSEQLEIAGKVQQVVLDRQKQGLKLQSKILEIGENVTNTLNVSQNKLDNITLSLIHSAEKHQAVLAELFKEFHLLHNWIVGRYAFVDRLIFYCSFLTGVLVITSMKRTVNARCSLIMVLFSSGLLEIFITKFVPTMAIMQRDAINWTIRRFFMSTSVVIFIYYTYRYQDLKTMLLNDIKEQNRQIIENILRIQSEQCLRPIFATLQTETDIHSTRANSKHRNAESSIETPKILPKTLLADYENENTSSVNYASSRSIQSTSGQNTRNPSHTSESSTSRAYRYNLRTKTTSHFH; from the exons ATGGAAATAACCTgtgtaaaaatatatttcattattttcttgCGGTACACGAGCATAAATGGGTTGCATCGTTTTGATCCCGCGTTTACCGCAATCATGATGGATAAAGGAAAGCTTCATTTGAAg GAGCTGGAACAGAAAACTCAACTTCCTAAATATGGAGATTGTTGGTTGCACTCTTTGGCTCATCTCCGCTCAGGTTGCGCCATGCTGACTGATTTAATACAAATGGATCTAGCATTACATTTCACCGATTGCTTCCTGGAGATGTCTGGACAAGATCGGTTAGACTGTCTTTCGGAACGTACTGAACCATTGAAGCGTTTGTGTATGAGCGAAATGAGTGATCGCGCTTTTGCTGTGTATACAGAGTTCTTCACTCAAACGCAAAACATGTGCTTTTTCCTACAAGGACAGCATTGGCAACGAGAGGCGGACAAAACTATCCACAGGTTGAGCGTTAAGTCCCAGGAAGTTAGTGAGCAATTGGAAATAGCTGGTAAGGTGCAACAAGTAGTACTTGATCGCCAAAAACAAGGCTTGAAGTTGCAGAGCAAAATTTTGGAAATCGGTGAGAATGTGACTAATACGCTAAACGTTTCACAAAACAAGCTAGATAATATAACATTAAGTTTAATACACTCTGCCGAAAAACATCAAGCTGTTTTAGCAGAGCTTTTCAAAGAATTTCATCTACTTCACAATTGGATTGTAGGTCGATATGCTTTTGTCGATCGATTGATATTTTACTGCAGTTTTTTAACAGGAGTGCTCGTGATCACATCAATGAAGCGAACCGTGAACGCGCGATGTTCTTTAATAATGGTTTTATTCAGTAGCGGATTACTTGAGATATTCATTACTAAATTTGTGCCAACGATGGCTATTATGCAAAGGGACGCAATCAACTGGACAATTAGAAGGTTCTTCATGTCAACAAGTGttgttatatttatttattacacTTATCGTTATCAGGATTTAAAAACAATGCTATTGAATGACATTAAAGAACAAAATCGCCAAATTATAGAAAATATTCTTCGAATTCAATCGGAACAATGTTTGCGGCCGATTTTTGCTACGCTTCAAACTGAAACCGATATACATTCGACCCGCGCTAATAGTAAGCATAGAAATGCAGAATCTTCAATAGAAACACCAAAAATTTTGCCAAAGACGTTATTAGCGGactatgaaaatgaaaatacctCCAGTGTAAATTATGCCTCTAGTAGATCAATACAATCGACATCGGGACAAAACACCCGAAACCCATCCCATACATCCGAATCGAGTACTTCGCGTGCTTATCGTTATAATTTACGAACCAAAACTACATCTCATTTTCACTAA
- the LOC129717716 gene encoding uncharacterized protein LOC129717716 isoform X2: MEITCVKIYFIIFLRYTSINGLHRFDPAFTAIMMDKGKLHLKELEQKTQLPKYGDCWLHSLAHLRSGCAMLTDLIQMDLALHFTDCFLEMSGQDRLDCLSERTEPLKRLCMSEMSDRAFAVYTEFFTQTQNMCFFLQGQHWQREADKTIHRLSVKSQEVSEQLEIAGKVQQVVLDRQKQGLKLQSKILEIGENVTNTLNVSQNKLDNITLSLIHSAEKHQAVLAELFKEFHLLHNWIECS; encoded by the exons ATGGAAATAACCTgtgtaaaaatatatttcattattttcttgCGGTACACGAGCATAAATGGGTTGCATCGTTTTGATCCCGCGTTTACCGCAATCATGATGGATAAAGGAAAGCTTCATTTGAAg GAGCTGGAACAGAAAACTCAACTTCCTAAATATGGAGATTGTTGGTTGCACTCTTTGGCTCATCTCCGCTCAGGTTGCGCCATGCTGACTGATTTAATACAAATGGATCTAGCATTACATTTCACCGATTGCTTCCTGGAGATGTCTGGACAAGATCGGTTAGACTGTCTTTCGGAACGTACTGAACCATTGAAGCGTTTGTGTATGAGCGAAATGAGTGATCGCGCTTTTGCTGTGTATACAGAGTTCTTCACTCAAACGCAAAACATGTGCTTTTTCCTACAAGGACAGCATTGGCAACGAGAGGCGGACAAAACTATCCACAGGTTGAGCGTTAAGTCCCAGGAAGTTAGTGAGCAATTGGAAATAGCTGGTAAGGTGCAACAAGTAGTACTTGATCGCCAAAAACAAGGCTTGAAGTTGCAGAGCAAAATTTTGGAAATCGGTGAGAATGTGACTAATACGCTAAACGTTTCACAAAACAAGCTAGATAATATAACATTAAGTTTAATACACTCTGCCGAAAAACATCAAGCTGTTTTAGCAGAGCTTTTCAAAGAATTTCATCTACTTCACAATTGGATT GAGTGCTCGTGA
- the LOC129717363 gene encoding uncharacterized protein LOC129717363, with the protein MTFGACCSPSTAQYVKNTHAAKYEQEYPAAVEAIVKRHYVDDMLLSVELESQAIQLSKEVKKIHASAGFEIRNWTTNSPAVLKAMHEPTIEEKNLSGENSFEKILGLWWDTSSDCFTFKISPRIDKLLLSGRRRPTKREVLRTLMMVFDPLGLIGHFLMVLKTLLQEIWRASIDWDDLIDDSHLSKWTTWCSALPEITTVKIPRCYRMVTSTADSTTIQLHIFVDASETGYAAIAYLRYQEGTVVECSLVSSKTKVSPLKYLSIPRSELQAAVIGVRLAETVSKSLSIRVKERFFWTDSKDVLCWLKSDHRRYNQYVAFRVSEILEASDIREWNWISTKQNVADEGTKWKGRPDLSASSRWFQGPAFLRKSPGDWPISDNHIGSTTEELRPHLLYHTRIEESVISFNRFSDWQKLLRCTARVFRWVHNMRRNKKERRDGPLKQEELIEAECYLFRVAQASTYIDEIAILSRNSNESTPNKSIPRGSQLYQQCAFLDTNSVLRVRGRTQACPFIASDAAQPIILPRNHPVTQLIIFDYHKRFNHQNHETTINEIRQRFRIFRLKAIYNNIRKECQECKNTRALPQPPAMSDLPPQRLAAFTRPFTYMGLDYFGPMTVSIGRRTEKRWGVLATCLTTRAIHLEIALTLTTDSCILAIRNIMARRGVPATIFSDRGTNFQGSSKELREALRTVNQEQLVKEFTTPDTEWTFIPPASPHMGGAWERLIRSVKSNLCKLQWRRLPTDEVLNSTLLEIENVINSRPLTNIPLEDDESPVLTPNHFLLGSSNGLKAWVPYDDNPVVLRNSWKQSQLIANEFWRWWLRDYLPVITRRTKWFTKAKPIEIGDVVVIADPKGPRNSWPLGRIIGVKSGADGQVRSATVQTNQGIYERPAVKLAVLDVGVKD; encoded by the coding sequence ATGACATTTGGAGCCTGCTGCTCACCAAGTACCGCTCAGTACGTAAAAAATACTCATGCGGCAAAATATGAACAAGAATATCCTGCTGCCGTCGAAGCAATCGTAAAGAGACATTATGTCGACGACATGCTTCTAAGTGTAGAATTGGAATCACAAGCGATTCAACTGTCGAAAGAGGTTAAAAAGATACACGCGTCGGCCGGATTTGAAATCCGCAATTGGACAACGAACTCACCAGCAGTTCTGAAAGCGATGCACGAGCCAACAATAGAGGAGAAAAACCTAAGCGGTGAAAATTcattcgaaaagattctcgggCTATGGTGGGACACCTCATCAGATTGTTTTACGTTTAAAATTTCACCTCGCATAGACAAGCTTCTACTATCTGGACGACGTCGACCAACTAAACGGGAGGTCCTTCGAACTCTCATGATGGTGTTCGACCCGCTAGGGCTCATAGGGCACTTTCTAATGGTTTTAAAAACACTCCTTCAAGAAATCTGGCGCGCTTCGATCGACTGGGACGACTTAATCGATGACTCACACCTTAGCAAGTGGACAACGTGGTGTTCAGCACTACCAGAAATAACAACCGTGAAAATTCCTCGTTGCTACCGAATGGTGACGTCTACAGCCGACAGTACAACGATCCAGCTACATATATTCGTAGATGCGAGTGAGACTGGCTACGCCGCTATCGCTTACTTGAGATATCAGGAAGGAACCGTCGTCGAATGCTCCCTAGTTAGCTCTAAAACAAAAGTTTCGCCCTTGAAATATCTGTCAATCCCGCGCTCTGAGCTGCAAGCTGCGGTTATCGGCGTTAGACTTGCGGAAACCGTTTCTAAATCATTGTCCATTAGAGTGAAGGAACGCTTCTTTTGGACGGACTCTAAGGACGTACTATGCTGGCTGAAATCCGACCATCGGCGCTATAACCAGTACGTCGCGTTCAGAGTTAGCGAGATACTGGAGGCATCTGATATACGCGAATGGAACTGGATATCGACCAAACAGAATGTCGCGGACGAGGGAACAAAGTGGAAAGGCCGTCCGGATTTGTCCGCCTCTAGTCGCTGGTTCCAGGGACCAGCGTTCCTACGGAAATCACCCGGAGACTGGCCCATTTCAGATAATCATATTGGCAGTACAACCGAAGAACTTCGTCCTCACTTACTGTATCACACCAGGATCGAAGAATCAGTTATTAGTTTTAATCGCTTCTCAGATTGGCAGAAGTTACTACGTTGTACCGCTCGTGTTTTTCGCTGGGTGCACAACATGAGGCGTAACAAGAAGGAACGAAGAGATGGACCACTCAAACAAGAAGAACTAATCGAAGCTGAATGTTATCTGTTTCGCGTAGCGCAGGCATCAACCTACATCGACGAAATCGCCATCCTCTCCAGAAACTCAAATGAAAGCACTCCTAACAAGTCAATACCTAGAGGCAGCCAGCTTTACCAACAGTGCGCATTCCTAGACACTAACAGTGTGCTAAGAGTTCGTGGTAGAACACAAGCCTGTCCTTTTATCGCCAGCGACGCCGCTCAACCGATAATCCTTCCGCGAAACCATCCAGTCACCCAACTCATCATTTTCGACTACCACAAGCGGTTCAACCATCAAAATCATGAAACAACAATAAATGAGATACGGCAGCGCTTTCGTATTTTCAGACTTAAAGCCATATACAACAATATCCGCAAAGAATGTCAAGAATGTAAAAACACTCGTGCCTTACCTCAACCGCCAGCAATGAGCGACTTACCTCCACAACGACTCGCTGCATTTACTAGACCGTTTACATACATGGGGTTGGACTATTTCGGTCCCATGACTGTAAGCATCGGAAGGCGAACCGAAAAACGGTGGGGGGTCCTTGCCACTTGCCTTACAACTCGCGCTATCCACCTAGAAATAGCTCTCACACTGACGACCGATTCGTGCATCCTAGCGATACGCAATATTATGGCTAGAAGAGGCGTGCCAGCCACTATCTTCAGCGACAGAGGCACGAACTTTCAGGGAAGTAGCAAAGAATTACGAGAAGCTTTGAGAACCGTGAACCAAGAGCAACTTGTAAAAGAATTCACGACACCAGACACAGAATGGACCTTCATCCCACCGGCTTCACCACACATGGGGGGCGCATGGGAGCGCTTAATCCGTAGCGTTAAGTCTAACCTCTGTAAACTGCAATGGAGAAGGCTTCCGACTGACGAAGTACTTAATAGCACGCTCCTGGAGATAGAAAACGTGATCAACTCACGGCCACTGACAAACATCCCTTTGGAAGACGACGAATCACCGGTTTTAACACCTAACCATTTCTTGCTGGGATCATCAAACGGACTTAAGGCATGGGTACCGTATGACGACAATCCTGTGGTACTTCGAAATAGCTGGAAACAGTCACAACTGATAGCCAACGAATTCTGGCGATGGTGGCTGAGAGATTACTTACCCGTTATCACTCGACGCACCAAGTGGTTTACCAAGGCAAAACCAATCGAGATAGGCGACGTTGTAGTCATAGCGGACCCAAAGGGTCCCCGTAATAGCTGGCCATTGGGACGAATAATCGGAGTGAAATCAGGAGCAGACGGGCAAGTAAGAAGCGCCACAGTGCAAACCAACCAGGGCATATACGAGAGACCAGCGGTGAAGCTCGCCGTACTCGACGTGGGCGTCAAGGACTAA